ATTTACCTATGGCAACTTACTGTAATCCTTACCAGAAAAGCTACCACTTTTCTTGTTTCAAGTTACACCTGTTGCTAAATTGCTTCAATTTTCTTTGCTGAGTTAATGAAAGTTAAAAATATaggtatgtatgtatgtattatTTGAGTGCCCTATGATCATGGTTTTTTCTTTCAATGAGTTATTTGAGTGCCCtgtgatcattttttttaaccGGTAAAAAAAATGGTTGGGCGGGTTCGTTTGTGGCCACCACCATGAAGCAGGGTACGTGTGTCTTGGGATCACAAGTCACTTATAAAAGTTTCTACAGATTTCTCACTAACACAATTTTCACATTTGTAATGAGATTCAAATATACAATCTTTTTGTGAAGAAGTAATCCGTTCTCTCAGATGTTATCAATTGAACCAACCGATGATAGTTTGCTATATTATAATGGTGATTGGACATCCCATATAGCTAGGTCGAAATCTCATATATTACTATTTCAATGATATAAAAGTTGCATAAGTTAAATCTTTAACTGTATGTTTATAATGTTAAAAATCCGTTTTTGTCAATATCTTGATACcttcaaaataaagaaagaaacacaATCCACAAATCTGACAGGTcaaaattatgttcaaaatttctttcttttttccctgtAATTGTggatttattatatttttatgtttttaaaaaaGGCAATCATGAGTTTTTGCTTTACTATGAACGACACTACACAATAACATAGAGTATCTTACATCCTCTCAACATATTATAAGGATTATattcagaaaaagaaaagagaacaaaaTACATTCAGGACAGGAATAGAATCAAATATTAGTTTTGGTAGGTTAGAATATGTAAAAAGACTTTATTATTCTACAATTAGTAAAACCTACATCAATTTGGTCGTGCTTGGTATACAATAAGAGTAAGGATTATAGGCATGTAATAATTTATCTAAGGAATAGATATACAGGTTTGGATATTTGTAGTATATCATGTCTGCGAATAAAAAGAATTAATTGTACGCATTTTTATTTGTGTTCATACGTCCAGCTTTATAAGTGAACGTGAACATTTCATATGCGGATATACGAGTGAAAAATGTctattactctttttttttttgaccaattATATGCAATGATTTGGTTAGGTGGTGCAATATATGAAAATGATTACAACGAAATAAACGAAATATATACTTATATAGGAATTCTTTCGGTGTAGAATTGATTGGAAATAAACGAAATATATACTTATTTTGTGTATAATTGATTGGAAATATGTTTCCGTTCTTCATAGGAATTAGAGGAGGATTACTAACAAAAACTAGGATACTATTATCTCATAGCATACTTTGAGATTTGTAAACAACAAGAAGATCTATATTCAGACATATATACATAAAACGTAGAGTAATTTCACCCGCAGTGAATCTTTTGTTTCACTCTTTatgccactttttattatattgctatttctccttcataaatatcaaattttaattcttttttgtttccttaagatctaataactattaactaagtaatgcacaaaatttaacaaacttagacaatcaacttttttttaatgattattgtatttattttttactcgattaatagttattggattttaaggaaataaaaaagaactaaaatataatatttatgaatgaaaaataataatataataaaaaatggaatACAGATTGGCACGGAAGATCCGTTGCGAATTTCCCCTAGGGGATAGGGAGGATAGCTTTGCAACATGAGCCATAGAAGATAAAGAAACCTATATAGCTCTTTATATTGTATATATGTATCTAAATTTCTTTGAACTTTATTATTGAATTAATCAGAGGATAGAAGGGAGCATAGTCTCTAATTTGTGTTCCAGGTCCACACTTAGAATGTTGTCAGACGTGAGCAAACTATTTAGATTAGACTATTGGTAATTAAATATCATTAAGTTATTAAATGTACTATTAAATTCTTTTGTTAACTAATAAGAGACTAAACAAGCTTATTAATTGACATGGTGATAAAGAGTTTTTAAAGCTTTTAACCTTCTACAATAAattctctttcttttattttccaaattacttgtcTATTGTTTTTTTTCCTAAGATTCTCACAGGAAAGTACAAGTAATGTTTTGTTAAAACACCTACAAAATTCTTCTTTATAATTTATTGAATAAGAAGATTGATATCAATACAACGcttttaatcaattaaatcttcttttaattcttttaattgaTCTCAAGAGAGTGATTATCTGAGCATCACAAAAAAGTGCAGTGCATGTACTCTCAAGTCTCACTAGTTGACTGAAGTGAAGCTCCAACATTTTACACCATCATCCAGTGAGCTCAACAATAAAATGCCTTCCTATCTGGTAATGTATCTACAGCAGTATAGATAACCTTTTATCTGGTCACAATTCAAGCTTGGATACTCTCCTGTGTAGAACAGATGTCCCCAAAAATGTCATCAGTTGATGATCTCTTCTGTATTGCTTCAATCGTTCAGGGCTTATCTTTCGGAATCCAAACTTATTCTTCCACATTGATTCTGCTTCATGTGCAGCCGGAAGCACCAGGTCTGTCACATTGACAGATGCCAGGAGGTTTTCAATGCAACAGAACAATGACTGGAAATATCCTTTGCCTTGACAACTACTAGTCGTAGCAACCAGTGGGATTTCAGCCACATCCTGTCCAAATATTCGGAAAATTCCAGCAGACACCACTATTGAGTTTACTGTCAAGACGGCGCAAAACATTCCTCCATAATCTTGATCTCTATTGGATTTTCCATAGATCAACGAAGGTATAAGATCAGTGTTGCTTTTGCTTGGATCGCCAATGGGGTCAAAACGCTCATGGAAAACAGAAACAGCATCAGACAACCATTTCTTACTTTCTTCGGAAGCCATATTCCCATGGAGAAGTCTCCATGAGACATTCAGATCAGCATCATCCTCATGCTTCTTTTTTATTGTGCTTAGCAGAGAATCTGGAAGCTTTTGTTCCCCGCTGCTTACAAGTTGCTGAAGGGCAGAGTAAATGCTGCTGCATACTCTGCTGCAGAACCAGTTCCCACTTGGCAATTCTTGTAAGTCATCCATCCCGTGGTCTTTCAAACACCCAACATGATACTCCTTTTCACACTGATCACAAATAATAACTGTACGAGGTCCAAAATCAGATTCATTGTAGTCATGAACCCTGCAAATGACACATCCACCAACATCAGTTTCTGAAGCTCCAATTATGCGAACACATCGTTTTCTTACTTCCTCCACAGGATCAATTCCAGCAACCCTTCCAGCAGCTACAGCATTTGCATTGTGCTCCACAAAGTTCTCATTTTTAAGCATATTCACACAACATCTACAATACCAAGTGCCCTCAGGAACGCTTGGAAGATCAACACACCCGTGGTGAAAAGCTCTGGGGCACAAATCACAACACAAGAGCTCCCCCACACCTTCACAAACTGAACAGATATCATCACTTTGATTTACATACgaatgcaaatttctttttattgctAAAGCCCACTCGTGAAGGGATACTCCATCTGATGTATATATCTCGTGGTAAGGCTTGCGTCGAGCAGCATAACCAGCATGAGCCTCAAACGTTGAGGGGCTAACTACTTTACTACAACAGTAGCAGAAGATCCCAGAACCAGATTTATAGCCCGAAAGCACTTTCTTGCCCTTCGAATAATAGCCTAATGGAGTTCCATCAGCAAGCAAATTCGACTCAAAAACCACTTTGTGCAATCTAAGATCTTTCTTGGTCAGCTTTCCTTCAACCTTTTTCCTAGGACATTTACCGGACGAGTTCTTGCTGGAGGCAGGTAATGAGGGCCTAGAACCAACGTGATCAGTTGACTGAGTAGTCTGATCTTCAGACTCCCTCAAAGAATCACACAAATTATTAGCTTTTGCTTGTGAAAAAGCAATAGCTTTCTGGACTCGAACTGCTAATGAGTCATCAGAAGAAGCAACCTCCTTGCAAGCATTCAAGATATCGCGAAGGGATTTCCCGTTCTGCAAATAAATATTATCAGCAGCACAATTCTTTCCACTTCTTGCGTGCAACTCAAACCGATCAGGCGACAAAACTCGACTCCCTTTACATGCATCACAGAAACAAATTATCCCACACCCTCGAATCTCTCCTCGGAGCCCTGCTTCCCCTGCCTTATTTTCACCCTTTGATCCACAAACATAATGCACAGGTAAGCCCTCTAGCAAACCCGTCTCAAGAAGATCCTTCAAACTTGCCGAATTTCGATCAAAAGAAACCCCATTATGGCAATTAACATTAACATCATCATAATCCAAGAAATCCACCTTCACACTTTTCGCTCTCCTCTTATCCTTCGGTTTCCGTGATATTATCGTTACCTCATCATCCTCATCAATACTAGCATCTATCACATCACTCTTTGTATCCTCTTTTTCTTCAGAATCCTCGAATTTAATCCAGCCATGAAAGTTCTTACCGCCACCTTTCTGAGACCTGGTAACTCTCCTGTTCCCGTTCTCCCCTCCTATGTCATCATCAACAGGGGAAAGCTTTTTTTCCCTCATCAGGAAAGCATATTCCCTCTTCATTCCAGGCCGAACCTTGACAGGAAAATTCATGATTGTATCGAATCACtcaaaaattcttaaaaaaaaagaaaagaaaagaacctgCAGATTTCAAACTATAATGGCTGTATGTAATTATATTTGTAGATAGTAATAAAACCGAATCCTTTCCTAGATTGGAATCCAACTACAAAACTGAAATCGAATCCTTTGCTAGCTTGGAATCGGGGAAATTTGGGGACGGAGATAGATTCAGAATCaagatttttaatttttaaattctttaaaaaaaaatagaaaaaaaaatcttaggtTTTCGAAGGTCGGTGCGCGGCGGTCCGCATTCAGGAAGGACTTTGGAAGAGGTCGGTGTAGGGTTTAAGGTGGAGGTGGGTCCCACGTATTTTAGTTTATAAACCCAGTTAATTCCGATTCAAATTTGAAAGCCAGTTCTAATTTTTGGTttggaattttggaaaaaaaaaatttttggggaTGTGATCGTTTGTAATAAATTGATAAAGGATGGCCATATTgcaaaaaatattatttgaagctttttttttttatttattttgtaaaaaattatatttttttattttatataaatcACATTAGAAAAggtattattatattattataaaaaaaattttaaataattatctATCCAAATAGactcaaaaagtcaaaagtattgattatttaaaattaaaatttagaatCAGATAAAATAATCAAACGATAGGGGTCACTGGTTCACTTTCATACTCTCGTCTCGTTCCGGTGCATTCATATAATTCTCCGTTGCATGCTAATTAGtcttaattttttggaaaaaaaaaatacagtttttgtcctcaatGTTTCACCCTTTTGTAGTTTTAGTccttcaatttttcaaaaaaagcaAATCTGGTATCAATGTTTAGTATATGTGCAATTTTAGTCCCTAAAGTTTTGGTGAGAGCAAATTTGGTCTCTAATGCATCCACTTTAAAGCAGTACATTTTaagaatttttcctaattagACAAACTTTAGTGACATCTAGTCATGTATccattaaattaaatttcaaaataaaaaaacgaaATAGTAATTCTCTTTatacaacaaaattaaaagCTAATAGGTCATGTCCTAATTAATAAACtactaagaagaaagaaaaattttaaactaaaaaattaaaactaatcGGAGCACTTAGTTCATTGATtcaaaactcattttcactctCTATCCACATTGCCTCCAAATAAAAAGTCGcagttcttaattttttttgtatagaTTAACATGAAATTCATCAATAGATTGACCATCTTCATAAATCACACTTAACTAGAAAAGTTGGTAAAAAGCCTAATTTATCCTACTTAAATACTCCAAAATCACTAAAAGTGCACTAAAACACACACGCAAATATTTGAAAACATGATAATTATCAATATAATAACTGTATTCAAAACCGAAGCGCTAAAACTATAAAACTGTTTTCAGATGACATAGAATCAATTAAATTCAATCAGTAGCATACATtttattattcaaaaatagtttttttttctttgtggttgaagaaatttctcaaTGTTCAGATCTTTAGAGTTATTGCATATGTACAAATTCGTAGACTTAAAATTACTTTGAACTAAACTGGAAATTTGATGACTGTTATATGCATATTTAGACCATGTTGAATTGATgatgttttctttttattaaCGCTATGTTGTTTTCTTTGCTTTAAAAAGTTATGCAATTAAACTTTAGGTTTTCATGTACTTGCCAGTGAGTGGAGAATGGTGATATGTTATTGTCGTAATAGGCAgtaagaaaatttcatgttaaattaaattttttaacaaaagtgTTGATAGAAAGtataaaataatctcattcgAAAAAAAGAGTATAAAATGTTTGGCACGGCCAATTTCCCACACCAAGTGGAAATGCACTcaatgaattatttatttatttatgttaaTTCCATCACATAGGCCGAAGTGATCCTGGGTGGATGTGAAACTATTCTGTTTCTTGATGGTTGAGCCTCCAAGATTGAGATGAGACTCTTGGGTTCTAATCTCTTTCCTTCTTCTCTTCGTTTCTTAAATCCTATCTctctctttttaaaaaaaataaaaaaagatttttatctattcattttttgatataatgttGGATAGTATATTCAAAGAAGTTAAGTGCTAAACATTTGGTAGAGCATTCAAGCATAAATTTCGCAACAAATAACAAACTTTTCTTGTTAATTTGGATGTTGCTATTTGATGATAATGCCAATGTCACCGAAGATTATTACCACTTTAACGAAAGGAGTAAATATACACTGAGCAAATGCTGAGAATGAATTGAGCACAACTCTCTCCTAAATTCCTATTTCAACCCTAATATATTGTTGCTATTGTGCTCAAATACTTAAGGTTGTTTGGGGTTGCGGTGACTTCTAAAGAAATACTTCTTATACAAgtacttttaaattttaacaaaagTGCTTTCAAATTATCAAAGTTGGGCTCTTTAAATTATGAAAAATTAATTACCAAATACCCTAGAAGTATTTTTAGGGTCCGTTTGGTTCACAAACTAGATGAAATGGGATGACTTATCCTCAGATTATTAATTTTGGGTTGAATCATCCTCGGATTAATAATTCAAATTATCTAGTGTTTGGTTGGTTTTGGGTTTGGATAGGATATGTTCAGAAATAATCCTATCTTGTGCTTGGTTGGAAATTGGATGAAATAGGATTACTATtttaatgaccaaaataccccttaAATTGCAAattctttttaataaaataatttaatattttattaaaatattaataaaataatttaataataaattagtatatatatatatatatatataactttaTTAAAATAGAGTAGTTTAAAACTTTAGAATTATAAAGTAATCAAGGGTTTcgatatataaaaattttcattcacTCAAACTCAGCCCATGCGGGGTCATAAAAATAGATTTTGactaaaatttgaaatccaattaaatgataGCCCAAATTTTGGCTAACTTAAGGTTAAATTGATTAAAATCTAACCGATTTAAGAGCTTTAAATGGCCGAGATCAAACCAATATAGAAGATTTTTCTTTGGGCCAGGGTTGAACTTATTGAAGTCTTCATTAACAAAGTCCAATTGATAGGATTGTGTATTTATATAGAATTTAGTTGAGAAAATGAGCTTAGTAAGGGCAATTTAGTCCAAGGGCAATATAGTCCTTTTATTATGATGTTAAGTAtgggcaaattagtcaaaaaatttaaattaattaataggGGTATAttagttaaaaatttaaaataatgaataggggcaaattagtcaaaattttgaatataattagtAGGGGCTAGTTAGTTTGTTTATTATCATATTATTATATGAGAGTATGGTTATGTAATGAATGTGTATCATTCACAAGGGCAAATTAGTCTAAATATTGTTATATTGGCAATGGGGGCAATtagtaaaaaaatattaaaattaattaGTAGGGACAAATTAGTCCATTTTGTTGTATTATCATGTGGGAGTCGGGTTGTATAATTATGAaagtataaatttatattatttatagaGTTAttcttatatacactatcatatttggatgcacaacacacatgcaaaatttgagtttgaaatttaaatttagattacatgtcatgcatctAATAATGAAagtgtatacattgtcagtgtatagcagattaatccttatttttaaggataaattaatttaaaattttatcattcTATCTGTtagtctaaaattttattatgaCTAATATCACCTCACCCATGAGATTATTTTATCCTATAAATAGGGAATTAATTCGGCTAGTTAAAATGTATCATCCCATGTATAAAATGGCAACCAAGCATGGATCACATAGTATCATTAATTCAATCCTACGTTATCTTATGAACCAAAAGGAAGTGTTTTAAAGCATTTTCTTTAAAACGTACCATAACCTGAAACAAGACCTTCCTCTCTTCTCCCAAATCTAAACGCCATGAAAAATATCCACCTCTTCCCATCCTCTCTCTTCTTCCATCGTTTTGTTTACTCTTTTCTTACTTCCTCTCTCGTCTCCTCCTTCCTACTTCGGCGACCTAATCCGAATCAGCTTCCTTTTATGGGCCTACTTCTCATCTCTTCCATCATCAATCGATGCAGTGCTGATGGTGATTTCTTGATGGTTGTGGTGGAGATGATGGTACTAGTGCTGACAGTGTTTTGTTGGTTGTGATGGGGGTCATAGTGATACTTTGCTGCGTGCTGTTGTTAATGATGATGGTGGCAGTAGGGTTATGGTAGTAATGGTGGTTATAGGCACGCTTGACTGAACGATACGCTATTGGGTTTATGAACTCATCAAATGAATGGGAAAGATTTCACTTTGCACCCCCGAAATATGTCTAAATTTTCACTTTAGTTcctaaattttaaaatgggacacCATAATTCCTAAACTATAATACTTGTCCCATTTTAAGTAGAGACATCGAATTTTATACTCCAAAATGAGACAGGATTTATATGTTAGGgacaaatattttattttggggactaaaataagaaatattttatattttagggATTAAAGTGAGACAAATATCATACTTTAAGGACTAAAATGCCACATTTTAAATGTTGTTGACCAAAATAGAATTTCAAATATAGTTGGAGGGTGCAAAGTGAAATTTACCCGAAATGATAGAGTTACACACCAAGActctcaaaaataaaattactgaACTATTAAAACATAAATACGATGAAAAATAATGATCTTGATGTTGCAATCAATTTAAATTTTAACATTGATTTAGTGGTTAATATGTAAATAAATGAATCTACTTCTGGggtttgcttaaaaaaaaaaacgtactCCAAGTCAACGTGAATTTGACTTCATACAATTTGTTTGATCTTGGCTTGAATATTAAAAACAGCGGGGCAAACACAATTTATATATAGACAGAAAAATAATAAGTACAAGCTTGAGTTTCTTGACATCTTCATTAATAACTTTGATTAAGTCCAGAAACATACCAAGCTCTGAAtaatttttctaccaaaaaataaaaaaataaaaaccccaCTAAGTTCAAACACATACGAATAAACTCTAAACTCAATACTAggcccatttttttttctcttttttccctctttcttcggttcaaagattaaaatttcaaaaggacACCAAACACTCTTATAAGAAAGTTTAGAATATGAGAAAAGCGCTTCTCTATAACAATTTTGTGTTGATCCATCATCCAATTGTGGACTGGCATCGGCAAATTTGGAGCTCAAGAAACGTCGTAGTTCCATCTTCTTTTCTTGTGTAAAGAAATGTTTATACGTTGAATATTGTCCAAAATTTGAGCTTTAATTTGTTTTCTTAATTGAATGTATTGTTTTATAGCTGCATTGATTGAATAACATTAAATTAGGTATTATGATGTATTATCAATGATTGGTACAAGAACAGTAAAAACTTTAAGAGAGTAATTAATTTCAGataattgaataattttgtttgttttttctgGCTGATTAGGTTTGGCAAGTTCATCATTTGGCACAGCGGGATAGAATGGAGGAGAATAGTAGCCAATcacaaaccaaaaggaaaatgaaCGGGAACAAAACAGAAAACCTTAGCTAAAATACGATGAAGTCCGGTGCTAGATATCTTCTAGATGtctagggttcatgaagctcgGATTTGGTCTTCACGCCGGACTTGGCGCTGGACATCCTCGGGTACCTCTACATTTTTTGTTCGTTTTGTGGCCCTTGCTCTTTAAGAGGTCGAAATTGAGCATGAAGTGATTCCTTGAACTTCTTAGCACGAGCTCGCGTTACTGGACCAACTGGCACATTAACTTGATCATCACTCGAACCATGACCAGCTTGGATATCCTCATCACCAAGTCTTGACAAAGTTcgttgcattagttagaaattgattttttcctttcggctaaaaaaatatGTACATAATttaaggaaaggaaagaaggaaatttgAACCTTAACGGTGTTTAGAAAATGAAACATAAGATTTTTCTTATTTGGTCGATcgaaatgaaaaatttttgacACTAGGGTATGAAGTCATTGCATTAAAATTGATAGGGTAAATATGTatataaatgaatttcttggtgtGAAATGGTTAATTCTTATAGTTGCACATTTATTTGCCTACCTATAGTCAATCTGTGCGCATCTATAGATAAGGATTGAACAATAATgtcattaaaaataaatatttttttagatgCTTTACCATCTATAGACACATAATTGCACTTGGAAAACTTTAACCGTCGAGATTTAATTAAATGCAACCTTGTAAGCAAAAAGAGAATCAATCATTACCTACCTTTAGCACATAATTATGTGCTTAACTATGCATTTAAGATTTAGGAAATTTAATCATAGGTAATCAATTAATGGCAATTCATGTagaccaaaccagaaccttttCAGCAGCTTGCTTTTATTTTCAAACTGCCTAAAAATgatattaaacaataaaaatgaattCTTCTCTAGTTTAGAAACTAAAAATGTTGATATGATATCTCTAATATGCAATTCAGATGAACTATATGAGATCCACAATAGCAACTAAATCCCTATACCCTGAGGTGACCTGTTATTGTTTGTCTACAACAAGCAAAGATAAAGTGTTCCACAATTATAATCAACATAATTAAACAATACAACAAAAAAATGAAGaggttatttcaaaattctcaaaaaaataGCAAGATTAATTTTACATTACCTCCAAAGGCACTTTATCAATGAATTCGATATATTTTcataacaaaaaaaaggaataaaaaagaaaataaatactaAACAATGTAACATTAAATGctttaatttttaaagaaaGATTGTGCTACTCACCGAACGGTTGTTGCTTCTTTTGCTTCAGGACTATCGTAGTAACGTGCAATTTCCTCAAGTCTATAAAGGAGAAATATGTTCAAATGATTAAACCAAAATCAAAACATAATCAAGTCACAGGGTATATAACAAAATTGTGCATGGATGAAATTGTTGATATCTAATACCTGTTCAGCTCCTCGATAGGTGGATTTTCAACACTTTTTTTACGCTTCCGAATTAGTGCTTGAGCAGTAGGGTTGCCAAATTTGATGTGGCCAggaatttttttctttgccatgactttttttttactAGGAAATTGTGGGAGAAATATGTACAGCCTTACTGAGGTATCTATGTAGATCTGAAGGCTAAAACCCTCTTGTTGGAgaatactttcttttcttttccttttcggTTGTTGGGGAGGGacagagaaagagagaagaaaattaGTCAATATAATAGTAAAAATCCTATCTTTGACACATCAACATTTTTAGTGGTCAAGGACATATGACATCCggcatttttatgtttaaggTTTTAAAAGATATATATCCTTAAAAATATTGGAAGAATACTCAATTAGAATTTAAGTAGTCTAGACAAGAACAACTATTGATAATTCAACTACTTTCTAGTACGAAGTTTCAAGAGCAGTGAACATTGAGCGAAAGAGCACCTTGGATGGCTCCATGTagtatttagttttat
The DNA window shown above is from Coffea arabica cultivar ET-39 chromosome 5e, Coffea Arabica ET-39 HiFi, whole genome shotgun sequence and carries:
- the LOC113722597 gene encoding uncharacterized protein, with the translated sequence MNFPVKVRPGMKREYAFLMREKKLSPVDDDIGGENGNRRVTRSQKGGGKNFHGWIKFEDSEEKEDTKSDVIDASIDEDDEVTIISRKPKDKRRAKSVKVDFLDYDDVNVNCHNGVSFDRNSASLKDLLETGLLEGLPVHYVCGSKGENKAGEAGLRGEIRGCGIICFCDACKGSRVLSPDRFELHARSGKNCAADNIYLQNGKSLRDILNACKEVASSDDSLAVRVQKAIAFSQAKANNLCDSLRESEDQTTQSTDHVGSRPSLPASSKNSSGKCPRKKVEGKLTKKDLRLHKVVFESNLLADGTPLGYYSKGKKVLSGYKSGSGIFCYCCSKVVSPSTFEAHAGYAARRKPYHEIYTSDGVSLHEWALAIKRNLHSYVNQSDDICSVCEGVGELLCCDLCPRAFHHGCVDLPSVPEGTWYCRCCVNMLKNENFVEHNANAVAAGRVAGIDPVEEVRKRCVRIIGASETDVGGCVICRVHDYNESDFGPRTVIICDQCEKEYHVGCLKDHGMDDLQELPSGNWFCSRVCSSIYSALQQLVSSGEQKLPDSLLSTIKKKHEDDADLNVSWRLLHGNMASEESKKWLSDAVSVFHERFDPIGDPSKSNTDLIPSLIYGKSNRDQDYGGMFCAVLTVNSIVVSAGIFRIFGQDVAEIPLVATTSSCQGKGYFQSLFCCIENLLASVNVTDLVLPAAHEAESMWKNKFGFRKISPERLKQYRRDHQLMTFLGTSVLHRRVSKLEL